In Quercus robur chromosome 11, dhQueRobu3.1, whole genome shotgun sequence, the following proteins share a genomic window:
- the LOC126704824 gene encoding peroxidase N1-like has translation MVSGNSNQIFIFWMLLLLAIGASLVHGHKGTRVGFYSTTCPQAESIVTSTIQCHFNSDHTVAAGLFRTHFHDCFMRGCDASVLIEAAKTQLEAVCPGIVSCADILALAAHDSVVLVNGSSWAVPTGRRDGRVSLVTDADNLPAFTDSIDVQKQKFSALGLNTQDLVALVGSKRTQRVACTVEEKVQREPSFRLAQLKKRCREPNLRPTSLKRRCREPEVEETTQKFACDKADGGDGGKLYF, from the exons ATGGTGAGTGGAAATTCCAaccaaatattcattttttggatgcttctctTGCTTGCCATTGGTGCCTCCTTGGTGCATGGCCATAAAGGCACAAGAGTTGGATTTTATTCCACTACGTGTCCTCAAGCAGAATCCATTGTTACCTCAACAATTCAATGCCATTTCAATTCTGATCACACTGTGGCTGCTGGATTGTTTAGGACGCATTTTCATGACTGTTTCATGCGAGGTTGTGATGCTTCAGTCCTTATTGAAGCTGCCAAGACTCAACTTGAAGCTGTATGTCCTGGCATTGTTTCTTGTGCTGATATTCTTGCCCTTGCTGCCCATGATTCTGTTGTTTTG GTTAATGGATCAAGTTGGGCTGTTCCCACAGGACGCAGAGACGGAAGGGTTTCATTGGTAACTGATGCTGACAATTTGCCAGCATTCACTGACTCCATCGATGTGCAAAAGCAAAAGTTTTCTGCTTTGGGTCTCAATACTCAAGATCTTGTGGCCCTCGTTG gcagcaaaagaacccagcgTGTGgcctgcaccgttgaagaaaaggtgcagagagagcCCAGTTTCAggctagcgcagctgaagaaaaggtgcagggaacccaacttgaggcccacATCGTTGAAGAGAAGGTGCCGGGAACCGGAAGTTGAAGAGACTACACAAAAATTTGCCTGTGACAAGGCAGATGGCGGTGATGGCGGAAAACTTTACTTCTGA